A single Methanolobus sp. ZRKC5 DNA region contains:
- a CDS encoding Mrp/NBP35 family ATP-binding protein, producing the protein MTQNIQSAEDLLKKPEEPKLVKNMRAIKKKIMVMSGKGGVGKSTVAANLAARLAERGQKVGLLDADIHGPSIPKMFGIENEKPTVDENGIVPINVAENLTVMSVALLLEDKDAPVIWRGPAKMAAIKQFLEDVSWGKLDYLIVDLPPGTGDEPLSIAQLIEKMEGAVVVTTPQDVALISVRKSIKFAEILKIPVIGIVENMSGIVCPHCDEIIDLFGKGGVEKAASDFNVPVLGELPMDPKIAEIEDNGKVYTDINEEILWGKNFAAIVDSVEQFKK; encoded by the coding sequence ATGACACAAAATATCCAGAGTGCAGAAGACCTTTTAAAAAAGCCAGAAGAACCAAAGCTCGTTAAGAACATGAGAGCCATCAAAAAGAAGATAATGGTTATGAGCGGCAAAGGTGGAGTCGGCAAAAGCACAGTGGCAGCAAATCTGGCTGCAAGGCTTGCAGAACGCGGACAGAAAGTAGGACTTCTGGATGCTGATATTCACGGACCAAGTATCCCAAAGATGTTTGGTATTGAAAATGAGAAACCTACGGTTGATGAGAATGGCATTGTGCCCATAAATGTCGCAGAAAACCTTACTGTGATGTCAGTAGCACTTCTTCTTGAGGATAAGGATGCACCTGTGATATGGAGAGGTCCGGCAAAGATGGCAGCCATCAAGCAGTTCCTTGAAGACGTTTCGTGGGGAAAACTCGACTATCTTATCGTAGATCTGCCACCTGGCACTGGTGATGAACCACTCAGTATTGCACAGTTGATAGAGAAAATGGAAGGTGCTGTTGTTGTAACAACCCCACAGGATGTGGCACTTATTAGTGTGAGGAAATCCATCAAATTCGCAGAGATACTCAAAATACCCGTAATTGGCATTGTTGAGAATATGAGCGGTATCGTTTGCCCCCACTGTGACGAGATAATAGACCTATTCGGTAAAGGCGGCGTCGAGAAAGCAGCATCTGACTTTAATGTTCCTGTTCTTGGCGAACTCCCTATGGACCCGAAAATTGCAGAGATAGAGGACAATGGAAAAGTTTACACAGACATCAACGAAGAGATACTCTGGGGTAAGAATTTTGCTGCAATTGTTGATTCTGTAGAACAATTCAAAAAATGA
- a CDS encoding PAS domain-containing sensor histidine kinase, with the protein MATKKERLDFSDEGSVNSLNVENSVQGLANKIPFKDIERSQTFFDLLDSFILLIDENSHIILANKKARNFLGFEDKEVANINFPEICIPEDEKENVLSFFSSILSDGKVESQVLETSIIGLDGTSKSFSINTSLLKDTFSSEKAFLLSCAAISKQKEPESHSLPAVANIFTHLDSIPYSLILSDYRGMITFWNRNASILFGYEKSEVLGKPISLIMPKRYRKAHEGWDELISIGKSPVVGKIIEVTGLRKNGTEFPIELAITTTRVKGEIFHGAIINDISKRKMKDRLMTISKNKYRMMFEKSPLGIFHFDEKGVITQCNENLVKIMGVPEESVISSIIGFNIVESFNDDNSIKKAIKQVLAGIPASYEDDFSSPFSEKIIPIKAEFSPVISDEGKFMGGVCVVEDFTERKAAEKALNQYAEDLAQANEELTSLDRMKDEFLSNLRHELKTPLIPIKGYSELMYEGALGELNQKQKDSMEKVMLSSERLRRLIDSLLYVSITEGGNVEYTFLPLRMSEVIDSAIRDRSPEIASKRHEIERSIPSDIPLIEGDLEYLQEVFVNVIDNSVKFTQEDGKIEVSVVLQEDKKLHIKVSDNGIGISEENLPLIFNRFYQADGSSTRKYGGNGLGLYICKKIIVAHNGQMWAESKEGVGTDIHILLPVK; encoded by the coding sequence ATGGCCACAAAAAAAGAAAGACTCGATTTTTCGGATGAGGGGAGTGTTAACTCTCTAAATGTAGAAAATTCGGTACAAGGACTCGCCAATAAAATTCCTTTTAAAGATATTGAGCGTTCACAAACTTTTTTTGACCTTCTGGATTCCTTTATACTTCTTATTGATGAAAATAGCCACATAATTCTGGCAAACAAAAAAGCACGAAATTTTTTAGGCTTTGAGGATAAAGAAGTCGCTAATATCAATTTTCCAGAGATATGTATTCCAGAAGATGAAAAAGAAAATGTCCTTTCATTTTTCTCTTCTATTTTATCTGATGGTAAAGTTGAATCTCAGGTTTTAGAAACATCAATAATTGGTCTTGATGGAACTTCAAAGAGTTTTAGTATAAACACAAGTTTGTTGAAAGATACCTTTTCTTCTGAAAAGGCATTTCTTTTATCCTGTGCGGCTATTTCAAAGCAAAAAGAGCCTGAATCACACTCTCTCCCTGCTGTCGCTAATATATTTACTCATCTGGATTCCATTCCTTATTCACTGATACTTTCAGATTATAGGGGAATGATCACTTTCTGGAATCGGAATGCAAGCATACTCTTTGGATATGAGAAGAGTGAGGTACTCGGAAAACCGATAAGTCTTATAATGCCAAAACGATATCGTAAGGCACACGAAGGCTGGGATGAACTTATCTCTATTGGTAAATCACCTGTGGTGGGTAAAATAATTGAAGTTACCGGTTTACGTAAAAACGGTACGGAATTCCCTATAGAATTAGCAATCACAACAACAAGAGTAAAAGGTGAGATTTTCCATGGAGCTATTATCAATGATATCTCCAAAAGAAAAATGAAAGATAGGTTGATGACTATTTCCAAGAACAAATATCGCATGATGTTTGAAAAATCACCACTGGGTATTTTCCATTTTGATGAAAAAGGTGTAATAACCCAGTGTAATGAAAATTTAGTGAAGATTATGGGTGTTCCTGAAGAAAGTGTTATTTCTTCGATTATCGGGTTTAATATCGTAGAATCATTTAATGATGACAACTCCATCAAAAAAGCCATTAAGCAAGTACTAGCAGGAATTCCTGCAAGTTATGAAGATGATTTCTCTTCTCCTTTCTCTGAAAAAATTATTCCAATTAAAGCAGAATTTAGTCCCGTTATATCTGATGAAGGTAAGTTCATGGGTGGTGTATGTGTTGTTGAAGACTTTACTGAACGTAAAGCTGCAGAAAAAGCCCTTAACCAGTATGCTGAAGATTTGGCACAGGCCAATGAGGAACTAACATCACTTGACAGGATGAAAGACGAATTCCTGTCTAATCTGAGACATGAACTAAAAACTCCGCTTATTCCGATCAAAGGGTACAGTGAACTGATGTATGAAGGAGCACTGGGAGAACTGAACCAAAAGCAGAAAGATTCCATGGAAAAAGTAATGCTTAGTTCTGAAAGGCTAAGGAGGCTGATAGATTCCCTGCTGTATGTCAGTATCACCGAAGGTGGCAATGTCGAATACACTTTCCTCCCTCTGAGGATGTCTGAAGTAATAGATTCAGCGATACGTGACAGATCCCCTGAGATTGCCAGTAAGAGGCACGAAATTGAAAGGTCCATTCCATCTGACATACCGCTAATAGAGGGCGATTTGGAATATCTTCAAGAAGTATTTGTAAACGTAATTGATAATTCAGTAAAGTTTACGCAGGAAGATGGGAAGATAGAGGTATCTGTTGTTCTTCAGGAAGATAAAAAGCTACACATAAAAGTTAGTGATAATGGCATAGGCATTTCTGAAGAAAACCTTCCTCTGATATTTAACCGATTCTATCAGGCTGACGGTTCATCGACTCGTAAGTATGGGGGCAATGGTCTTGGTCTCTATATATGCAAAAAGATAATTGTGGCTCACAATGGGCAGATGTGGGCTGAGAGCAAAGAGGGAGTAGGAACGGATATTCACATACTCTTGCCTGTAAAATAA
- a CDS encoding polymer-forming cytoskeletal protein yields MSENAIKYHEDSNTYIAGKKTFFEGDVNIDGNFIVGAGSNFWKDLNVKGILKLGKGTFVKGNIKADEMIIGSKSEINGNVEASGELRILDSVEINGSAIAGKEMLVRPGCKIKFAKANSTMELVGKVSIKEIESGTKVIVRSE; encoded by the coding sequence ATGAGTGAAAATGCGATCAAATATCATGAGGATTCTAATACTTATATTGCCGGCAAAAAGACCTTTTTTGAAGGAGACGTCAACATTGACGGAAACTTTATAGTTGGAGCAGGTTCCAATTTCTGGAAGGATTTAAATGTGAAGGGTATCCTGAAACTTGGAAAAGGAACTTTTGTGAAAGGGAATATAAAAGCAGATGAAATGATCATAGGTTCAAAATCAGAGATCAATGGCAATGTTGAAGCGTCAGGCGAACTTAGAATATTAGACTCTGTAGAAATCAACGGTTCCGCAATTGCAGGAAAAGAGATGCTTGTGCGCCCCGGTTGCAAAATCAAATTTGCAAAAGCAAACAGCACAATGGAACTTGTTGGAAAAGTCAGCATAAAAGAAATAGAATCAGGAACAAAAGTAATTGTGCGTTCCGAATGA
- a CDS encoding ABC transporter ATP-binding protein, protein MGKVKVNNVFRRFTKDEDTSTLALENVNLEVNDKDFVCFIGPSGCGKTTFLRIISGLDKPDEGEVYLDGKKIESPGPDRGMVFQEYSLFPWKSVIDNIIFGPQMSGIKKKDALKDAEKYLELVGLQQFRDSYPYELSGGMKQRVAIARALANEPSVLLMDEPFGALDAQTRNILQQELLDIWQKKHITVLFVTHSVDEAVFLADKIVLMSARPGKIKEIINVDLPRPRDRTSLEANVLRDRILKSLLKEQTK, encoded by the coding sequence ATGGGAAAGGTAAAAGTAAACAATGTTTTTCGCAGATTTACAAAAGATGAAGATACGTCTACACTTGCACTGGAAAATGTCAATCTTGAAGTAAACGATAAGGATTTTGTATGTTTCATAGGTCCATCAGGTTGTGGAAAAACCACATTCCTCAGAATAATATCCGGGCTTGATAAGCCGGATGAAGGTGAAGTATATCTGGATGGCAAAAAAATAGAATCTCCTGGTCCTGACAGGGGAATGGTTTTCCAGGAATATTCCCTGTTCCCATGGAAATCAGTTATCGATAATATTATATTCGGTCCTCAGATGAGTGGGATAAAAAAGAAAGATGCACTTAAGGATGCTGAAAAATATCTGGAACTGGTTGGACTCCAGCAATTCAGGGACAGTTATCCCTATGAGTTGTCAGGCGGTATGAAGCAGAGAGTAGCCATTGCAAGAGCTCTTGCAAACGAACCTTCAGTTCTGCTTATGGACGAACCTTTCGGTGCACTGGATGCTCAGACGCGCAATATTCTTCAGCAGGAACTTTTGGATATATGGCAAAAAAAACATATTACTGTTCTTTTTGTCACACATAGTGTTGATGAGGCAGTGTTCCTTGCTGATAAAATCGTATTGATGAGTGCACGTCCCGGTAAAATAAAGGAAATAATCAATGTAGATTTGCCAAGGCCACGTGACAGAACAAGTCTTGAAGCAAATGTGCTTCGTGACAGGATTTTGAAATCTCTCCTGAAGGAACAAACAAAATAA
- a CDS encoding ABC transporter permease, translating to MVKKHLQILSEKKVEIASICSAIILWQLVAVYIVQNKFYLPSFTDVTLAFISIMAKDAKLSIIGLDLQLPVLIVDLLYSLLYFWIGMFSALAIGIPLGMVMGWFRTVDRIVDPLIELVRPIPPLAWIPFAIIWIGLNPLAAGFLIFIGAVFPIIINTFTGFKSVSRVYVEAAKVLGCNTNRELIRYVALPYALPSVAAGIRIAMGVGWMCLVAAEMFGVSRNGLGYKIWHHYYLHNMDFVLVYMLILGFLGLFIDRLLRYYIDGKLLKWRKGVVI from the coding sequence ATGGTAAAAAAACATCTTCAGATCCTGAGTGAAAAAAAAGTGGAAATAGCCTCTATATGTTCTGCAATTATTCTTTGGCAGCTTGTGGCTGTTTATATTGTGCAGAATAAGTTCTACCTGCCAAGTTTTACGGATGTGACTCTTGCGTTCATATCCATAATGGCAAAAGATGCTAAGTTAAGTATTATAGGTTTGGATCTTCAACTTCCGGTTTTGATAGTAGACCTTCTTTACAGTCTTCTGTATTTCTGGATTGGTATGTTTTCTGCACTTGCAATTGGCATTCCTCTGGGAATGGTAATGGGCTGGTTCCGTACAGTTGATCGTATAGTTGATCCTTTAATTGAACTCGTACGTCCTATTCCACCACTTGCCTGGATTCCTTTTGCTATCATATGGATTGGACTTAACCCACTGGCTGCAGGCTTTCTGATATTTATCGGAGCAGTCTTTCCAATTATAATAAATACTTTTACAGGTTTTAAGAGCGTTTCCCGTGTTTATGTTGAAGCAGCAAAGGTGCTGGGCTGTAATACCAATCGTGAATTGATCAGATATGTGGCTCTTCCCTATGCACTTCCTTCAGTTGCTGCAGGTATTCGGATTGCCATGGGAGTTGGCTGGATGTGTCTCGTTGCTGCAGAAATGTTCGGTGTGAGCAGGAACGGACTTGGTTACAAGATATGGCATCATTACTATCTACATAACATGGACTTTGTGCTTGTTTACATGTTAATACTTGGTTTCCTTGGATTATTCATTGACAGATTGCTGCGTTATTATATCGATGGAAAGCTCCTCAAATGGCGTAAAGGGGTTGTGATATGA
- a CDS encoding ABC transporter substrate-binding protein → MNYKQTIKVTSTLFFVIALIAAVFISGCAEQTTEQDEQAETITELTFGYQPSTHQIAYLTAREKGWWLEDLAPYGIEEINDNLFPTGAPEMQSMLAGDIDVAYVGAAPVISALASGLDAKIVAAVQIQGSDIVLRTELPYESPEDLRGLKIATFPPGTIQDTLLKNWLKENGIDPEEDVEILGMGPGDAMTAISAGQVDAVFLPHPAPAMIESEGTGRSVVTSGAMLEDHACCVVAVSGKLIREHPDIVQQIVETHVRSTEYNSENLDEAAQIFADDQDWDVELVKQSLNEWDGSWIADPSLIINSTVDYAQVQYDLGYISKPLTQDDIFDLSFYEALD, encoded by the coding sequence GTGAATTACAAACAGACAATCAAAGTAACTTCCACTTTATTTTTTGTTATTGCTCTGATAGCAGCAGTATTCATCTCAGGATGTGCTGAGCAAACAACAGAGCAGGACGAGCAAGCAGAAACCATTACAGAACTCACATTTGGCTACCAGCCAAGTACTCATCAGATAGCATATCTGACTGCAAGGGAAAAAGGCTGGTGGCTTGAGGACCTTGCACCTTACGGAATAGAGGAAATAAATGACAACCTTTTCCCAACCGGCGCACCTGAAATGCAGTCAATGCTTGCAGGAGATATCGATGTTGCATATGTTGGTGCCGCACCTGTCATTTCAGCTCTTGCAAGTGGTCTGGATGCAAAGATTGTAGCTGCAGTCCAGATACAGGGTTCCGATATTGTGCTTCGCACTGAGCTTCCCTATGAGAGTCCGGAAGACCTGAGAGGGCTTAAGATAGCAACATTCCCACCGGGAACAATTCAGGACACCCTTCTTAAGAACTGGTTGAAAGAGAATGGTATTGACCCTGAAGAAGATGTCGAGATTCTTGGAATGGGTCCTGGGGACGCAATGACTGCAATTTCTGCAGGTCAGGTTGATGCAGTTTTCCTTCCACATCCAGCGCCAGCAATGATTGAAAGTGAAGGTACAGGCAGATCAGTTGTAACATCCGGCGCAATGCTTGAGGACCATGCATGCTGTGTTGTTGCTGTAAGTGGCAAACTGATAAGGGAACATCCTGATATAGTTCAGCAGATCGTGGAAACCCATGTACGTTCAACAGAATACAATTCAGAAAATCTGGATGAAGCAGCACAGATATTTGCTGATGACCAGGATTGGGATGTTGAACTGGTAAAACAGTCACTGAACGAGTGGGATGGTTCCTGGATAGCTGATCCGAGCCTTATAATTAACTCTACAGTGGACTACGCTCAGGTTCAGTATGATCTGGGATATATTAGCAAACCTCTTACACAGGATGATATATTTGATCTGAGTTTCTATGAAGCTCTTGATTAA
- a CDS encoding helix-turn-helix domain-containing protein, translated as MSAADKIIDAVFESDDDFRKILSSTIKEELNMNMAEFAENAGIPASTLYKIMSGKREPNVKTLRQIIKTIKKLEGSEKGEFIAVIAARPVLDNISETKRKICGSLCTIREYSATSMEEAIIAAIRAERDGAKALVCAPIVSPTVEKILRIPVATIMPKNSLLEAIELVAKKIS; from the coding sequence ATGAGTGCTGCTGATAAAATAATAGATGCTGTTTTTGAATCTGATGATGATTTCAGGAAGATCCTTTCAAGTACCATAAAGGAAGAGCTGAATATGAATATGGCAGAATTTGCCGAAAATGCAGGCATTCCTGCAAGTACCCTTTATAAGATAATGTCTGGAAAAAGGGAACCGAATGTCAAAACATTGAGGCAGATAATAAAAACGATAAAAAAACTTGAGGGTTCAGAAAAAGGAGAGTTCATTGCCGTAATTGCTGCCAGACCGGTACTTGACAATATCAGTGAAACAAAAAGAAAGATATGTGGAAGTCTTTGCACAATAAGGGAATACTCTGCGACCTCCATGGAAGAAGCCATAATCGCTGCAATCAGGGCTGAAAGAGATGGTGCAAAAGCTCTGGTATGTGCACCAATAGTAAGTCCCACTGTTGAGAAAATATTAAGAATACCGGTTGCCACAATAATGCCAAAGAACAGTCTTTTAGAAGCTATAGAACTTGTGGCAAAAAAAATAAGTTAA